From the Scatophagus argus isolate fScaArg1 chromosome 21, fScaArg1.pri, whole genome shotgun sequence genome, one window contains:
- the sec24c gene encoding protein transport protein Sec24C isoform X2 — protein MNVNQHTPMASPYGQPHPGYGQPGYAPLDGGYPSPYAPYNGPASTYQPGAPPQGCSPFTSFPSKAVAANPVSDLSSPLDLGPVRGPPASGAPPVSAPQPYNQYSHSQANMQNGPPLMTQAPPRPAVSQPYNQGAVNLSGTHPSYPQHYGAPPTMQQVTNQMTGMQITSGPPTPAGPGYAPPHSSQPPASTAYSAAPPASFTHTPAPASAAPTQAPPPSGPAASQQYYGGPPPASQQPFSSSLPPTSQQQFTSSAPPPPSSQQTFPPTSYSGPVSPPSQAPAPPVSQPQQAFPPSQPPFSSAPPPVSQPAFVSAPPPPAQGSFPPRAPLPSSQSGSFPPPGPPPTSLPSGQYSGPMPPQQQPPPSQPSPYHSGPPPPSAQMPPTSMAQSNHLPPGPQGPHGPPGPLHQPPPQPGMQGGYPPQQNGAFGQVRGPQPGYAGPYPGQPNYGAPAPAPAPAPPAQKRLDPDAIPSPIQVIEDDKAKTTEPFTTGVRGQAPPLVTTNFQVKDQGNASPRFIRCTAYNMPCTADMAKQSQVPLAAVIKPLATLPPDESPPYLVDHGEGGPIRCNRCKAYMCPYMQFIEGGRRFQCGFCSCVSEVPPHYFQHLNHTGKRMDCYDRPELSLGSYEFLATVDYCKNNKLPQPPAFIFLIDVSYNAVKSGMVSIVCQELKTLLDYLPRENPEMDSVVRVGFVTYNKVLHFYNVKSSLAQPQMLVVSDVSDMFVPLLDGFLVNVSESRLVIESLLDQIPEMFADTRETETVFGPVIQAGLEALKAADCAGKLFVFHTSLPIAEAPGKLKNREDKKLVGTDKEKSLFQPQVGFYNTLAKECVAQGCCVDLFLFPNQYVDVATLAVVPVSTGGSVYKYTYFQAQADKERFLNDLRRDIQKLVGFDAVMRVRTSTGIRATDFFGSFFMSNTTDVELAGLDCDKAITVEFKHDDKLSEETGALMQCAVLYTSCSGQRRLRIHNMAVNCCSQLADLYRNCETDTIINFFSKYAFRGVLSNPTKAVRDTLVNQCAQILACYRKNCASPSSAGQLILPECMKLLPVYLNCVLKSEVLLPGADVSLDDRAYLRQLISCMDVAESHVFFYPRLLPVTKLERGSLPVAVRDSEERLSKGGIYLLEMGLHLFLWVGASVQQELLLNIFGSPSFSQIDPSLSSLPELDNPFSQRLREIIESFRAQRSRYMKLMVVKQEDRSELMFRRFLVEDKSASGGASYVDFLCHMHKEIRQLLS, from the exons ATGAATGTAAACCAGCACACTCCAATGGCCTCTCCATATGGCCAGCCCCATCCTGGCTATGGCCAGCCTGGCTACGCACCCCTGGATGGAGGATACCCCTCACCGTATGCACCCTACAATGGCCCTGCCTCAACCTACCAGCCTGGGGCTCCTCCACAAG GTTGTTCTCCTTTCACAAGCTTTCCCTCTAAGGCTGTGGCTGCCAACCCAGTCTCtgacctctcctctcctcttgacTTAG GTCCTGTCAGGGGTCCTCCCGCTTCTGGAGCCCCTCCAGTCTCAGCACCTCAGCCGTATAATCAGTACAGTCACAGCCAAGCAAACATGCAGAATGGACCCCCACTTATGACGCAGGCACCACCCAG GCCTGCTGTGTCTCAGCCATACAACCAGGGAGCTGTGAACCTGTCAGGGACACACCCCTCCTATCCCCAGCACTATGGTGCCCCACCCACAATGCAGCAGGTCACAAACCAGATGACTGGAATGCAGATAACCTCGGGACCGCCAACTCCTGCAGGGCCAGGATATG CTCCACCTCACAGCTCCCAGCCGCCTGCCAGTACAGCCTACTCAGCTGCACCACCGGCATCTTTCACCCACACCCCTGCTCCTGCGTCCGCTGCCCCGACCCAGGCACCACCTCCCAGTGGCCCTGCAGCTTCTCAGCAATACTATGGAGGCCCACCACCTGCTTCTCAACAGCCATTCAGCTCTTCTCTTCCCCCTACCTCTCAACAGCAGTTCACCTCTTCTGCACCgccacctccctcctcccagcAAACTTTTCCCCCCACCTCCTACTCGGGTCCTGTGTCCCCACCCAGCCAAGCCCCTGCTCCCCCAGTGTCCCAGCCACAGCAGGCCTTTCCTCCATCCCAGCCCCCCTTCTCTTCAGCACCTCCACCTGTCAGCCAGCCTGCCTTTGTGTCTGCCCCCCCTCCACCTGCTCAGGGTTCTTTCCCACCTAGAGcacctctcccttcctctcagTCTGGGTCTTTCcctcctcctggtcctcctccAACTTCACTTCCCTCTGGTCAGTATTCAGGCCCCATGCCACCACAACAGCAGCCCCCTCCATCCCAGCCATCCCCCTACCACTCAGGTCCCCCTCCTCCCAGTGCTCAGATGCCTCCCACTTCCATGGCCCAGAGCAACCACCTGCCTCCTGGACCACAGGGCCCACATGGCCCACCTGGGCCCCTACATCAGCCTCCGCCTCAGCCCGGCATGCAGGGAGGATACCCTCCTCAGCAGAATG GTGCATTTGGTCAGGTGAGAGGCCCTCAGCCCGGATATGCAGGCCCTTATCCTGGGCAACCAAACTATGGAGCTCCTGCACCAGCCCCTGCTCCTGCTCCCCCTGCACAGAAAAGACTTGACCCAGATGCCATTCCTAGCCCG ATCCAGGTAATAGAGGACGACAAAGCTAAGACCACTGAGCCATTCACcacaggggtcagaggtcaggctCCACCGCTGGTCACCACCAACTTCCAAGTCAAAGACCAAG GGAATGCCAGTCCCAGGTTTATCCGCTGTACGGCCTACAATATGCCTTGCACAGCCGATATGGCCAAGCAGTCTCAGGTGCCACTGGCCGCCGTCATCAAGCCCCTCGCCACGCTGCCGCCAGATGAG AGCCCTCCATACCTAGTGGACCATGGCGAGGGAGGTCCCATCCGCTGCAACCGCTGCAAGGCCTACATGTGTCCATACATGCAGTTCATAGAGGGAGGTCGTCGCTTCCAGTGCGGGTTTTGCAGCTGCGTCTCAGAGG tgcCTCCACATTACTTCCAGCATCTGAACCACACTGGTAAAAGGATGGACTGCTATGACAGACCAGAGCTTTCACTGGGCAGCTATGAGTTCTTGGCTACTGTTGACTACTGTAAG AACAACAAGCTTCCCCAGCCTCCAGCCTTCATCTTCCTTATCGATGTGTCCTACAACGCTGTGAAGAGCGGCATGGTCAGCATCGTCTGCCAGGAACTCAAGACCCTCCTAGACTATCTGCCCAG GGAGAATCCAGAAATGGACTCTGTGGTGCGAGTGGGTTTTGTCACCTACAACAAGGTTTTGCACTTCTACAACGTGAAGTCGAGCCTGGCTCAGCCCCAGATGTTGGTGGTTTCAGATGTATCAGACATGTTTGTACCCTTGCTGGACGGTTTCCTGGTTAATGTCAGTGAGAGCCGGCTAGTTATTGAGAG TTTACTTGACCAGATCCCAGAGATGTTTGCAGACACcagggagacagagactgtCTTTGGACCTGTCATCCAGGCAGGCCTGGAGGCGCTCAAG GCTGCAGACTGTGCAGggaagctgtttgtgtttcacaccTCTCTGCCCATCGCAGAGGCCCCTGGGAAGCTAAAGaacagagaagacaagaagCTTGTTGGGACAGATAAGGAGAAG TCCCTGTTTCAGCCCCAGGTGGGTTTCTACAACACCCTGGCAAAGGAGTGTGTTGCCCAGGGCTGTTGCGTGgatctcttcctcttccccaACCAGTATGTTGACGTTGCCACATTAGCAGTGGTTCCTGTCTCCACTGGAGGTTCTGTCTACAAATACACCTACTTCCAG GCTCAGGCGGACAAGGAGCGATTCCTGAACGACCTCAGACGAGACATTCAGAAACTAGTAGGGTTTGATGCTGTCATGAGGGTGCGAACCAGCACAG gtATCCGAGCGACTGACTTCTTTGGCTCCTTCTTCATGAGCAACACCACAGATGTGGAGCTTGCAGGCCTGGACTGTGACAAGGCCATCACTGTTGAGTTCAAGCACGATGATAAGCTAAGCGAGGAGACAGGGGCACTCATGCAG tgtgcCGTGCTGTACACCAGCTGCAGCGGCCAAAGGCGTCTCCGCATCCACAACATGGCGGTCAACTGCTGCTCTCAGCTGGCTGACCTCTACCGCAACTGTGAGACTGACACAATCATCAACTTCTTCTCCAAATATG CTTTCCGTGGTGTCCTCAGCAACCCCACGAAGGCGGTCAGAGACACTCTGGTCAATCAGTGTGCTCAGATTCTGGCCTGTTATCGAAAGAACTGTGCAAGCCCCTCATCGGCCGGTCAG cTGATCCTCCCAGAATGCATGAAGCTGCTGCCGGTTTATCTTAACTGTGTGCTGAAGAGTGAGGTGCTGCTGCCGGGAGCCGACGTCTCATTGGACGACCGAGCCTACCTGAGGCAGCTCATCAGCTGCATGGATGTCGCAGAGAGCCACGTCTTCTTCTACCCCCGCCTGCTGCCAGTg ACAAAATTGGAAAGGGGGTCGTTGCCAGTGGCGGTGAGGGACTCAGAGGAGAGGCTGTCTAAAGGTGGAATTTACCTCCTGGAGATGGGACTTCACCTCTTCCTGTGGGTGGGAGCCAGCGTTCAGCAGGAACTGCTGCTCAACATCTTCGGATCTCCGAGCTTCAGCCAGATAGACCCGAGCTTG
- the sec24c gene encoding protein transport protein Sec24C isoform X1, protein MNVNQHTPMASPYGQPHPGYGQPGYAPLDGGYPSPYAPYNGPASTYQPGAPPQGCSPFTSFPSKAVAANPVSDLSSPLDLGPVRGPPASGAPPVSAPQPYNQYSHSQANMQNGPPLMTQAPPRPAVSQPYNQGAVNLSGTHPSYPQHYGAPPTMQQVTNQMTGMQITSGPPTPAGPGYAPPHSSQPPASTAYSAAPPASFTHTPAPASAAPTQAPPPSGPAASQQYYGGPPPASQQPFSSSLPPTSQQQFTSSAPPPPSSQQTFPPTSYSGPVSPPSQAPAPPVSQPQQAFPPSQPPFSSAPPPVSQPAFVSAPPPPAQGSFPPRAPLPSSQSGSFPPPGPPPTSLPSGQYSGPMPPQQQPPPSQPSPYHSGPPPPSAQMPPTSMAQSNHLPPGPQGPHGPPGPLHQPPPQPGMQGGYPPQQNGAFGQVRGPQPGYAGPYPGQPNYGAPAPAPAPAPPAQKRLDPDAIPSPQASDMPAVQKSRHRIDPDAIPSPIQVIEDDKAKTTEPFTTGVRGQAPPLVTTNFQVKDQGNASPRFIRCTAYNMPCTADMAKQSQVPLAAVIKPLATLPPDESPPYLVDHGEGGPIRCNRCKAYMCPYMQFIEGGRRFQCGFCSCVSEVPPHYFQHLNHTGKRMDCYDRPELSLGSYEFLATVDYCKNNKLPQPPAFIFLIDVSYNAVKSGMVSIVCQELKTLLDYLPRENPEMDSVVRVGFVTYNKVLHFYNVKSSLAQPQMLVVSDVSDMFVPLLDGFLVNVSESRLVIESLLDQIPEMFADTRETETVFGPVIQAGLEALKAADCAGKLFVFHTSLPIAEAPGKLKNREDKKLVGTDKEKSLFQPQVGFYNTLAKECVAQGCCVDLFLFPNQYVDVATLAVVPVSTGGSVYKYTYFQAQADKERFLNDLRRDIQKLVGFDAVMRVRTSTGIRATDFFGSFFMSNTTDVELAGLDCDKAITVEFKHDDKLSEETGALMQCAVLYTSCSGQRRLRIHNMAVNCCSQLADLYRNCETDTIINFFSKYAFRGVLSNPTKAVRDTLVNQCAQILACYRKNCASPSSAGQLILPECMKLLPVYLNCVLKSEVLLPGADVSLDDRAYLRQLISCMDVAESHVFFYPRLLPVTKLERGSLPVAVRDSEERLSKGGIYLLEMGLHLFLWVGASVQQELLLNIFGSPSFSQIDPSLSSLPELDNPFSQRLREIIESFRAQRSRYMKLMVVKQEDRSELMFRRFLVEDKSASGGASYVDFLCHMHKEIRQLLS, encoded by the exons ATGAATGTAAACCAGCACACTCCAATGGCCTCTCCATATGGCCAGCCCCATCCTGGCTATGGCCAGCCTGGCTACGCACCCCTGGATGGAGGATACCCCTCACCGTATGCACCCTACAATGGCCCTGCCTCAACCTACCAGCCTGGGGCTCCTCCACAAG GTTGTTCTCCTTTCACAAGCTTTCCCTCTAAGGCTGTGGCTGCCAACCCAGTCTCtgacctctcctctcctcttgacTTAG GTCCTGTCAGGGGTCCTCCCGCTTCTGGAGCCCCTCCAGTCTCAGCACCTCAGCCGTATAATCAGTACAGTCACAGCCAAGCAAACATGCAGAATGGACCCCCACTTATGACGCAGGCACCACCCAG GCCTGCTGTGTCTCAGCCATACAACCAGGGAGCTGTGAACCTGTCAGGGACACACCCCTCCTATCCCCAGCACTATGGTGCCCCACCCACAATGCAGCAGGTCACAAACCAGATGACTGGAATGCAGATAACCTCGGGACCGCCAACTCCTGCAGGGCCAGGATATG CTCCACCTCACAGCTCCCAGCCGCCTGCCAGTACAGCCTACTCAGCTGCACCACCGGCATCTTTCACCCACACCCCTGCTCCTGCGTCCGCTGCCCCGACCCAGGCACCACCTCCCAGTGGCCCTGCAGCTTCTCAGCAATACTATGGAGGCCCACCACCTGCTTCTCAACAGCCATTCAGCTCTTCTCTTCCCCCTACCTCTCAACAGCAGTTCACCTCTTCTGCACCgccacctccctcctcccagcAAACTTTTCCCCCCACCTCCTACTCGGGTCCTGTGTCCCCACCCAGCCAAGCCCCTGCTCCCCCAGTGTCCCAGCCACAGCAGGCCTTTCCTCCATCCCAGCCCCCCTTCTCTTCAGCACCTCCACCTGTCAGCCAGCCTGCCTTTGTGTCTGCCCCCCCTCCACCTGCTCAGGGTTCTTTCCCACCTAGAGcacctctcccttcctctcagTCTGGGTCTTTCcctcctcctggtcctcctccAACTTCACTTCCCTCTGGTCAGTATTCAGGCCCCATGCCACCACAACAGCAGCCCCCTCCATCCCAGCCATCCCCCTACCACTCAGGTCCCCCTCCTCCCAGTGCTCAGATGCCTCCCACTTCCATGGCCCAGAGCAACCACCTGCCTCCTGGACCACAGGGCCCACATGGCCCACCTGGGCCCCTACATCAGCCTCCGCCTCAGCCCGGCATGCAGGGAGGATACCCTCCTCAGCAGAATG GTGCATTTGGTCAGGTGAGAGGCCCTCAGCCCGGATATGCAGGCCCTTATCCTGGGCAACCAAACTATGGAGCTCCTGCACCAGCCCCTGCTCCTGCTCCCCCTGCACAGAAAAGACTTGACCCAGATGCCATTCCTAGCCCG CAAGCGTCTGACATGCCGGCTGTGCAGAAATCAAGACATAGAATAGATCCAGACGCTATCCCCAGCCCA ATCCAGGTAATAGAGGACGACAAAGCTAAGACCACTGAGCCATTCACcacaggggtcagaggtcaggctCCACCGCTGGTCACCACCAACTTCCAAGTCAAAGACCAAG GGAATGCCAGTCCCAGGTTTATCCGCTGTACGGCCTACAATATGCCTTGCACAGCCGATATGGCCAAGCAGTCTCAGGTGCCACTGGCCGCCGTCATCAAGCCCCTCGCCACGCTGCCGCCAGATGAG AGCCCTCCATACCTAGTGGACCATGGCGAGGGAGGTCCCATCCGCTGCAACCGCTGCAAGGCCTACATGTGTCCATACATGCAGTTCATAGAGGGAGGTCGTCGCTTCCAGTGCGGGTTTTGCAGCTGCGTCTCAGAGG tgcCTCCACATTACTTCCAGCATCTGAACCACACTGGTAAAAGGATGGACTGCTATGACAGACCAGAGCTTTCACTGGGCAGCTATGAGTTCTTGGCTACTGTTGACTACTGTAAG AACAACAAGCTTCCCCAGCCTCCAGCCTTCATCTTCCTTATCGATGTGTCCTACAACGCTGTGAAGAGCGGCATGGTCAGCATCGTCTGCCAGGAACTCAAGACCCTCCTAGACTATCTGCCCAG GGAGAATCCAGAAATGGACTCTGTGGTGCGAGTGGGTTTTGTCACCTACAACAAGGTTTTGCACTTCTACAACGTGAAGTCGAGCCTGGCTCAGCCCCAGATGTTGGTGGTTTCAGATGTATCAGACATGTTTGTACCCTTGCTGGACGGTTTCCTGGTTAATGTCAGTGAGAGCCGGCTAGTTATTGAGAG TTTACTTGACCAGATCCCAGAGATGTTTGCAGACACcagggagacagagactgtCTTTGGACCTGTCATCCAGGCAGGCCTGGAGGCGCTCAAG GCTGCAGACTGTGCAGggaagctgtttgtgtttcacaccTCTCTGCCCATCGCAGAGGCCCCTGGGAAGCTAAAGaacagagaagacaagaagCTTGTTGGGACAGATAAGGAGAAG TCCCTGTTTCAGCCCCAGGTGGGTTTCTACAACACCCTGGCAAAGGAGTGTGTTGCCCAGGGCTGTTGCGTGgatctcttcctcttccccaACCAGTATGTTGACGTTGCCACATTAGCAGTGGTTCCTGTCTCCACTGGAGGTTCTGTCTACAAATACACCTACTTCCAG GCTCAGGCGGACAAGGAGCGATTCCTGAACGACCTCAGACGAGACATTCAGAAACTAGTAGGGTTTGATGCTGTCATGAGGGTGCGAACCAGCACAG gtATCCGAGCGACTGACTTCTTTGGCTCCTTCTTCATGAGCAACACCACAGATGTGGAGCTTGCAGGCCTGGACTGTGACAAGGCCATCACTGTTGAGTTCAAGCACGATGATAAGCTAAGCGAGGAGACAGGGGCACTCATGCAG tgtgcCGTGCTGTACACCAGCTGCAGCGGCCAAAGGCGTCTCCGCATCCACAACATGGCGGTCAACTGCTGCTCTCAGCTGGCTGACCTCTACCGCAACTGTGAGACTGACACAATCATCAACTTCTTCTCCAAATATG CTTTCCGTGGTGTCCTCAGCAACCCCACGAAGGCGGTCAGAGACACTCTGGTCAATCAGTGTGCTCAGATTCTGGCCTGTTATCGAAAGAACTGTGCAAGCCCCTCATCGGCCGGTCAG cTGATCCTCCCAGAATGCATGAAGCTGCTGCCGGTTTATCTTAACTGTGTGCTGAAGAGTGAGGTGCTGCTGCCGGGAGCCGACGTCTCATTGGACGACCGAGCCTACCTGAGGCAGCTCATCAGCTGCATGGATGTCGCAGAGAGCCACGTCTTCTTCTACCCCCGCCTGCTGCCAGTg ACAAAATTGGAAAGGGGGTCGTTGCCAGTGGCGGTGAGGGACTCAGAGGAGAGGCTGTCTAAAGGTGGAATTTACCTCCTGGAGATGGGACTTCACCTCTTCCTGTGGGTGGGAGCCAGCGTTCAGCAGGAACTGCTGCTCAACATCTTCGGATCTCCGAGCTTCAGCCAGATAGACCCGAGCTTG
- the sec24c gene encoding protein transport protein Sec24C isoform X3 has product MNVNQHTPMASPYGQPHPGYGQPGYAPLDGGYPSPYAPYNGPASTYQPGAPPQGPVRGPPASGAPPVSAPQPYNQYSHSQANMQNGPPLMTQAPPRPAVSQPYNQGAVNLSGTHPSYPQHYGAPPTMQQVTNQMTGMQITSGPPTPAGPGYAPPHSSQPPASTAYSAAPPASFTHTPAPASAAPTQAPPPSGPAASQQYYGGPPPASQQPFSSSLPPTSQQQFTSSAPPPPSSQQTFPPTSYSGPVSPPSQAPAPPVSQPQQAFPPSQPPFSSAPPPVSQPAFVSAPPPPAQGSFPPRAPLPSSQSGSFPPPGPPPTSLPSGQYSGPMPPQQQPPPSQPSPYHSGPPPPSAQMPPTSMAQSNHLPPGPQGPHGPPGPLHQPPPQPGMQGGYPPQQNGAFGQVRGPQPGYAGPYPGQPNYGAPAPAPAPAPPAQKRLDPDAIPSPQASDMPAVQKSRHRIDPDAIPSPIQVIEDDKAKTTEPFTTGVRGQAPPLVTTNFQVKDQGNASPRFIRCTAYNMPCTADMAKQSQVPLAAVIKPLATLPPDESPPYLVDHGEGGPIRCNRCKAYMCPYMQFIEGGRRFQCGFCSCVSEVPPHYFQHLNHTGKRMDCYDRPELSLGSYEFLATVDYCKNNKLPQPPAFIFLIDVSYNAVKSGMVSIVCQELKTLLDYLPRENPEMDSVVRVGFVTYNKVLHFYNVKSSLAQPQMLVVSDVSDMFVPLLDGFLVNVSESRLVIESLLDQIPEMFADTRETETVFGPVIQAGLEALKAADCAGKLFVFHTSLPIAEAPGKLKNREDKKLVGTDKEKSLFQPQVGFYNTLAKECVAQGCCVDLFLFPNQYVDVATLAVVPVSTGGSVYKYTYFQAQADKERFLNDLRRDIQKLVGFDAVMRVRTSTGIRATDFFGSFFMSNTTDVELAGLDCDKAITVEFKHDDKLSEETGALMQCAVLYTSCSGQRRLRIHNMAVNCCSQLADLYRNCETDTIINFFSKYAFRGVLSNPTKAVRDTLVNQCAQILACYRKNCASPSSAGQLILPECMKLLPVYLNCVLKSEVLLPGADVSLDDRAYLRQLISCMDVAESHVFFYPRLLPVTKLERGSLPVAVRDSEERLSKGGIYLLEMGLHLFLWVGASVQQELLLNIFGSPSFSQIDPSLSSLPELDNPFSQRLREIIESFRAQRSRYMKLMVVKQEDRSELMFRRFLVEDKSASGGASYVDFLCHMHKEIRQLLS; this is encoded by the exons ATGAATGTAAACCAGCACACTCCAATGGCCTCTCCATATGGCCAGCCCCATCCTGGCTATGGCCAGCCTGGCTACGCACCCCTGGATGGAGGATACCCCTCACCGTATGCACCCTACAATGGCCCTGCCTCAACCTACCAGCCTGGGGCTCCTCCACAAG GTCCTGTCAGGGGTCCTCCCGCTTCTGGAGCCCCTCCAGTCTCAGCACCTCAGCCGTATAATCAGTACAGTCACAGCCAAGCAAACATGCAGAATGGACCCCCACTTATGACGCAGGCACCACCCAG GCCTGCTGTGTCTCAGCCATACAACCAGGGAGCTGTGAACCTGTCAGGGACACACCCCTCCTATCCCCAGCACTATGGTGCCCCACCCACAATGCAGCAGGTCACAAACCAGATGACTGGAATGCAGATAACCTCGGGACCGCCAACTCCTGCAGGGCCAGGATATG CTCCACCTCACAGCTCCCAGCCGCCTGCCAGTACAGCCTACTCAGCTGCACCACCGGCATCTTTCACCCACACCCCTGCTCCTGCGTCCGCTGCCCCGACCCAGGCACCACCTCCCAGTGGCCCTGCAGCTTCTCAGCAATACTATGGAGGCCCACCACCTGCTTCTCAACAGCCATTCAGCTCTTCTCTTCCCCCTACCTCTCAACAGCAGTTCACCTCTTCTGCACCgccacctccctcctcccagcAAACTTTTCCCCCCACCTCCTACTCGGGTCCTGTGTCCCCACCCAGCCAAGCCCCTGCTCCCCCAGTGTCCCAGCCACAGCAGGCCTTTCCTCCATCCCAGCCCCCCTTCTCTTCAGCACCTCCACCTGTCAGCCAGCCTGCCTTTGTGTCTGCCCCCCCTCCACCTGCTCAGGGTTCTTTCCCACCTAGAGcacctctcccttcctctcagTCTGGGTCTTTCcctcctcctggtcctcctccAACTTCACTTCCCTCTGGTCAGTATTCAGGCCCCATGCCACCACAACAGCAGCCCCCTCCATCCCAGCCATCCCCCTACCACTCAGGTCCCCCTCCTCCCAGTGCTCAGATGCCTCCCACTTCCATGGCCCAGAGCAACCACCTGCCTCCTGGACCACAGGGCCCACATGGCCCACCTGGGCCCCTACATCAGCCTCCGCCTCAGCCCGGCATGCAGGGAGGATACCCTCCTCAGCAGAATG GTGCATTTGGTCAGGTGAGAGGCCCTCAGCCCGGATATGCAGGCCCTTATCCTGGGCAACCAAACTATGGAGCTCCTGCACCAGCCCCTGCTCCTGCTCCCCCTGCACAGAAAAGACTTGACCCAGATGCCATTCCTAGCCCG CAAGCGTCTGACATGCCGGCTGTGCAGAAATCAAGACATAGAATAGATCCAGACGCTATCCCCAGCCCA ATCCAGGTAATAGAGGACGACAAAGCTAAGACCACTGAGCCATTCACcacaggggtcagaggtcaggctCCACCGCTGGTCACCACCAACTTCCAAGTCAAAGACCAAG GGAATGCCAGTCCCAGGTTTATCCGCTGTACGGCCTACAATATGCCTTGCACAGCCGATATGGCCAAGCAGTCTCAGGTGCCACTGGCCGCCGTCATCAAGCCCCTCGCCACGCTGCCGCCAGATGAG AGCCCTCCATACCTAGTGGACCATGGCGAGGGAGGTCCCATCCGCTGCAACCGCTGCAAGGCCTACATGTGTCCATACATGCAGTTCATAGAGGGAGGTCGTCGCTTCCAGTGCGGGTTTTGCAGCTGCGTCTCAGAGG tgcCTCCACATTACTTCCAGCATCTGAACCACACTGGTAAAAGGATGGACTGCTATGACAGACCAGAGCTTTCACTGGGCAGCTATGAGTTCTTGGCTACTGTTGACTACTGTAAG AACAACAAGCTTCCCCAGCCTCCAGCCTTCATCTTCCTTATCGATGTGTCCTACAACGCTGTGAAGAGCGGCATGGTCAGCATCGTCTGCCAGGAACTCAAGACCCTCCTAGACTATCTGCCCAG GGAGAATCCAGAAATGGACTCTGTGGTGCGAGTGGGTTTTGTCACCTACAACAAGGTTTTGCACTTCTACAACGTGAAGTCGAGCCTGGCTCAGCCCCAGATGTTGGTGGTTTCAGATGTATCAGACATGTTTGTACCCTTGCTGGACGGTTTCCTGGTTAATGTCAGTGAGAGCCGGCTAGTTATTGAGAG TTTACTTGACCAGATCCCAGAGATGTTTGCAGACACcagggagacagagactgtCTTTGGACCTGTCATCCAGGCAGGCCTGGAGGCGCTCAAG GCTGCAGACTGTGCAGggaagctgtttgtgtttcacaccTCTCTGCCCATCGCAGAGGCCCCTGGGAAGCTAAAGaacagagaagacaagaagCTTGTTGGGACAGATAAGGAGAAG TCCCTGTTTCAGCCCCAGGTGGGTTTCTACAACACCCTGGCAAAGGAGTGTGTTGCCCAGGGCTGTTGCGTGgatctcttcctcttccccaACCAGTATGTTGACGTTGCCACATTAGCAGTGGTTCCTGTCTCCACTGGAGGTTCTGTCTACAAATACACCTACTTCCAG GCTCAGGCGGACAAGGAGCGATTCCTGAACGACCTCAGACGAGACATTCAGAAACTAGTAGGGTTTGATGCTGTCATGAGGGTGCGAACCAGCACAG gtATCCGAGCGACTGACTTCTTTGGCTCCTTCTTCATGAGCAACACCACAGATGTGGAGCTTGCAGGCCTGGACTGTGACAAGGCCATCACTGTTGAGTTCAAGCACGATGATAAGCTAAGCGAGGAGACAGGGGCACTCATGCAG tgtgcCGTGCTGTACACCAGCTGCAGCGGCCAAAGGCGTCTCCGCATCCACAACATGGCGGTCAACTGCTGCTCTCAGCTGGCTGACCTCTACCGCAACTGTGAGACTGACACAATCATCAACTTCTTCTCCAAATATG CTTTCCGTGGTGTCCTCAGCAACCCCACGAAGGCGGTCAGAGACACTCTGGTCAATCAGTGTGCTCAGATTCTGGCCTGTTATCGAAAGAACTGTGCAAGCCCCTCATCGGCCGGTCAG cTGATCCTCCCAGAATGCATGAAGCTGCTGCCGGTTTATCTTAACTGTGTGCTGAAGAGTGAGGTGCTGCTGCCGGGAGCCGACGTCTCATTGGACGACCGAGCCTACCTGAGGCAGCTCATCAGCTGCATGGATGTCGCAGAGAGCCACGTCTTCTTCTACCCCCGCCTGCTGCCAGTg ACAAAATTGGAAAGGGGGTCGTTGCCAGTGGCGGTGAGGGACTCAGAGGAGAGGCTGTCTAAAGGTGGAATTTACCTCCTGGAGATGGGACTTCACCTCTTCCTGTGGGTGGGAGCCAGCGTTCAGCAGGAACTGCTGCTCAACATCTTCGGATCTCCGAGCTTCAGCCAGATAGACCCGAGCTTG